The DNA segment GTGCTGTAAACTCACTTTCacaggctatataattatatgatttaTAAATACATGGATGACAAATTAATGAGTTCTGTACtcactatagatctagcatgggtacgtatatatacaggtcAACCCGACCTCATGACAAATTACGCTCAAGCGTAGCAACTGTTTAACAATTACAGTTGCATAAGCAAGTAAAAATGCTTCAGCGATAACTAGATCTATGTGGTACTTAAACCATGCATGAACTTAATCTGAGTGGCATCTGCCTCCTATATTATTGGTTTGTGTCTTGTGTCATTAAAGATATATATATGCAGCAGGCCATTTGCCGCCAATGAATCAAAAAAATAAATACTTttgcgtgtattaatttctgcgaatgagagcaAAATCACCAAAAATTTGTatactcgcagataattgggTGAACTCATTAAAACCTACTTTCaaacgctatgaataacaCAACTTAGCAGAAttttaataccagcaaaatgggCTGAAAAGTAAAATCGCAGAcaacatgtgtgtatatgtgtgtgtgtgtgtgtggacacaaaaatgagctttttgagcgaactagacacttccatggactgctttaactgctaatgagacagtatACAGGAGAGTAGGAGATCATGCCATTGATAATGGCCAGTAGAGGAGGACACTCAATGGCTATAGAAGAAAGATaattgttactataattattgtatacgcATATACGTATAATGTGTTGGACCTCCGATGAAGTGGATACTTTTATGCTTTTCTCTAACAAGTCCATCAGTGTAGGCAATGACTCCATTCATTAGTGGTGGTAAATCAGAACAAGCTCCTGAAATAGAACATGCATTCAACAAATAATTTTTAAATTTTCtacttacgctgacacactTTGAAAAATAATTGGCTAGTATATAGTTACATAGGCGATCTTCGAAGGCGATAAGTTTTCTAATCAATCTATAATCGTTGCCTTATAGAGtcacgatcattccccatGATGATAATGTAATAAGGTCATTATGGTAAAAAGTTATTGTGTCCGTTTTGCTGTTGTGCGcatgcaatgaagctcaacgcgTAGGGTGAATGCTCTGTGCTACGAGGATGTTTCTTGCTCTGTTCAGTCATGGATAGTAGAAAGAGAAATCTCTTCTCTACTATTCATGATTCAGTACAGTCCATTAGTGAGAGCTGATCGTGCATTAGGGTATCGTTCGTTATGCTCAGACAAGTTACAAGGCAGCAGCTGGCCATTGCTTCATCTTATGCAGAATGTTGTGTGGGCTACTAGGAATGATGCAGTTCATTTGATGCTGTTTTCTCACGCACAACTGATGCCTTAAAGAAAATGATTTCTAGCAGAAAATAGAATCAGATTCCAGTTGCAGAAGCAAAGAGAAAAAGTACTGATTATGGCTTTGGTAAGCAAGCATACACCAAAGACTCACATGAAGAAGAGGCAGAACAGTTTCTAAACAAAATTACTCTGGTTTGATACAGTGGACAACTCTCAACTCGTCTTAACTATAGGGATGAGTCGAGTGGTCTATAGCTCCTTAACTTGCTGTCACATGTACAAGTTGAGCACAGACGGTTCGAAGACAATAGTAGATCTGCATTCCTGAGTAATCTGACAATCAATTGTGCTACATGACTGGATCAACATAATACTATTTACGCTGAAAGTGGTCTAGCTACTTAACTTGCTCTTACAAgtacaagtgcatgcatgtagatggCAGACTTTGCTGTCTTTTCTCTGAGGGTTGCTCTGAACAATACCAACGAGCTAAGTTGTCTGGTGTGTGATGCTCTGAAGTAAGTAGCACCATAGCTCGCGCAAATACTTTGTCCTAAAACACTGCAGACGTACACGTGGATGAGAAATAGATGTAATGGAGGTTAAACACCATCTGGAGAGAGATTATCAAAACAATCCACTAAATTGATCCCTTGCAATGTGTAGATAAAATAATGCGTGATCACAGACGTCTACCATGTGCGCACGCATGCACACTCAGTATCGTGATATtggtgactgcatgtgtactataCTCACAGAATTAGAAGTAGTCAACCAGTAAAATAAAACAAATCAGGAATCCCCTCACTCAAAATAGTGGCTTGCTGTGAGCAGGAGACTAGCTAGTCTTAATcagctcttgtttgagatccTTGCTTGTCTGGCCCCACAAGCAGTACTATTATAATCTGGAGGATCCGTCCAAATTTAAAGATCGTTAATGACACAAGACACAAACGAATAGAGggttgggatcgaggctagatacCAGCCATCGTGCAGggcttagcctcgagaccaggttTAATGGGCCTCGGAAAACGCAACATTCCAtctagtgtgtgcatgctctTTACCGTTTAAAAACCAAATCCGAGTCTCATCTCGGAGTCTCGTGCAGTAAGGATCAGAATACCTGCTTAGTAACTTAAGCAATCATCATTTGGGCAGTGGCTGCCTTTGATCAGAACTTGTCATGAGCTGGGTTGACCTTGTACCTATGGCTATGCAGAGACAGTTAGATAGTGAGTACTGCCACTCATTATTAATAAGTGTATTAAATTGTCATCCAATTAAATATGCATATAGCCTGTAAAAGCAGCAATTACAATTTAAAAGTATAATGGTGTCTGACCTATATCTAGATATCTAGCATCTGCATGTAAGGgatttataataataaagcTTTCTGAGTATTGGAAGTGTTGAACTGTTACATGTATTGCAGTTAATCCAATCTTCTGAACGATCTTGAAGCCGGTTATTCATCTTTGATTCTGCATAAACATCCATCAAATCCTGTGTTGTTTCCGTAGCGAAATGAATCTCAAGTATTGCTTTCAATCTCAGGATGGCGGTAATGTCGCAGTCAAATTCATCTCCAAGATCAATTTTCAGCTGCAGAAAGTATGACAGGTTAGTGCGATAATAGTCCTTTGGAATGCTAAACCAATAATGTAGAAATCTGTACAATGAGCTGATTGTACAGAACAAAGTATTTGTACTTCTGTGCTTACCAAATGGCATGTTTGTGATGAAAGTTTGTTCAGTACAGCTGCCAATCCTGGTAGTAGTTGACTATCTGAGTTCCTTGCTTTAGCTGTCTGGTACTTGTTGTGTATCAGTGCAACAGTGAGCATTTGGTTGTAAAAAGCTTTGCTGCCACAAACTGTACAGTGCGGTGCATCTTTGAATGGAATGATGGACTTGTTGTTCACATTGTCTTGTCCACGAAGCTGCAAGTTATAGTGATCAATCATCATTTGTATCATTGCCTTTCAAGTTAGTTCGAATTACATTTGTCACTTATTATAGAACATGCAATACATTATAAGCAGGACTATACTCAAGTACAGTATtaactttgcatgcatgcagactgaaCTTACCAATACTCGGCTCTGCACGAGCACTCCGCTATAGAGATTGAATAATGCCGAGTCTGTAGGTTGTGCCATCCCATAACTCACAAGCATCACCAAAGTTGTAGCAATAAAAGATGTAGAAGACATTTTGATAGCTGCATGTGATGCTTTGCACTGCTTATAAGCTGTAGTTGATGAATTTGCCCAACTTCTCCTGTTTTTATACCCACTCCTTCGCATTATGTATTACAGCTAGCATAAAGCACCTCAATATAGCAACAGGATatggtgtacatgcatggctttACCTATAATAGGCATAAAATTGGTCATGATCACTTTTTGGTTTTCATAGGAAGctaaagtacaagtataatGTTTCCATCTCATTACCACCTCGGAGTTTCAGTTCAGATATTTGCTACGTATTTAAATATGTGTTAGGTGTTTCCCTGGATACTCAAATTCTTCGTCCTCAGATTAGTTAGAAAATACTACGTATTTGTATACGTGTTCCCATGCGTGAAATCACTGCACTGTAAGGTTGCCATGAATGCCCAGTTGATAACAGGCTTCCCGTTTTACTAATCCTGGTTGGAATCCGGAATAAACCTATATCCGCGTTGAACTTCGTGTAACGGGCCTAATCCGGGTTCTAGTTCAGATTAGCACCTCTGGAAGTGTGTCAGAAGCGGTTTAGCTGTGAGTAAACACAAAGAGCTAATTCAGAGGTGTTGTGCATGTTTGTGGGTGTTGTTCCTGAAGTAAGCCTGTAGCTAATGTTTGCTGGATTCGACCCAGATTTGGTGTCGTGCAAACATGCAGGGCTTAACGGTTCTTATAAAGTTTGTTTGGTCTAGTATGCCCGaatggtgtgagtgggtgcaTGGATTACAATATACTTTTTCTcaactgagtgtgtgtgcataataTGGTACATTCCTGTGCTTGTAATTGCTATACAGACTTTCCACTCACCTAAATGGAGCTTTGTTCTGCATGTGTTcaccagggtttcatctagccTCGaaaccagccgttcgttatctgaaagaacgcctggtcaagttccaatgtagaactCGTCTAATTGGtacaggaatttcttggaccgataATTGCCCGCAACAACCATACTGGCTATAGTATTGTTGTGTTTATGGTTACCGCAATCGTGTTCACAACTACTCAAGCCTAACCATTCGCTGACTCAACTAAACAAGTTCTACATTGAAACTTGcatgaccaggcgttctttcagataacgaacgattggtctcgaggctaagggAGTGACCTTTCACCCCAAAATGTATGAGATCATCACAttactgtctatgatgtgcaatatgtaactacaTCTACCGTTATGCACTAGCATAATAGGGGGTGTGGGCCAAGGGAATGACCTAACATTTTGCGGTGTACTTACGCGCACCCAAACCTCCCCcacaaacttttaatcctgAGCCCGTACTACGTACAATAGGTTGATGTGtgactgcataattatgttgaatccCATCTGAGTGCATTAAGATCTGATGGTCATGTTTGGTGCATGCACAACATCCTGCAATGTTGCTAGGTGATTGTTGTGCATATAGAATCTACAGTTTATGTAAACTaattaactgcaacaactatAGCAAAAATCACATTCTCTTACAGAATATAGCTGAAGAGAGTGCAATAACTGAACCTCATGctgctcaatgttttctttcaTCCTGTGCCCGAATAACtgcttccataattatagttaaatgATCACACCTGCATCTGCTAACTATTCTTATAGGcactgtatatgtatagttGATAatatctacatgggaagtacatatgggaaaagtgcctcagaggaggtaaTACTATGGGACTATAGTATATTTATTTTTAAACATgtgcaacttacttagtatCCCATTATCCAAGCAAATTAAAGTCAAGTCTATAGGTTtatgcatgcgcactagtatagTTAGATtagtgtccatgtgatttagaagccctcaacCACTTGAATGTAGTGTCCTCGCTAtgtacgctcgggatactaaatcagtgcctttgggcttctaaatcccatagacacctagtgtctaactattatttaaaaGCAGTTGGGGTTATCTGCACAGTCCAGGTTGTGTGATTAATGAAGCcagcttataataattatatgttgtGTTTATACTTCATTCGCCGGTTTGGCAACAGTCACTAGTGGGAGCGGTTGTTAAGCATTTGATTGCAGCGACCGTGAGTGGTGGTTGGAAGCTAGTGGTTATATTGTGTGGCTTTGATGAGGCAACCCAAGTTGCATGAGATTATGACTGTAGTAATGGACAGTATTTACTCTTATGTTATTTATGTAGTCATCATTTGTCTCTTATGTATCATTTACTCTTATGTTCTTTATGTGATTATCAATTACGCATGCGTATACTTATTCTATGTTGGGGCCCTGCGTGCCCACTGTATGGGGTGATATCCTCGCCCACGGTTGCAATCAATCAGAGTTTATTATGCCTACTTGTGACAGTCTAGCGTGCGGCCGACTAGCTTATAAATAGGGCTAGTTACTACAATGACAATCTTCTGTAATAACACAATATAGAATAATACCCTCGATTCTTGACAGCAAAAGCACTTAcgatgcatcatcgtattttagtgtaATTTTAACAGAAATGTCTGTTATTTCTAAAAGATTATGTTAACATGTTGTAAcgaatacagtagactctcgctatttcggctctctgaagtacggccacctcgatataccggccatttggttcgGCACGGATTActatatagatataattatgtttgctgCACAAAGTTcactctgaagtacggccactcgctattccgtatacggGCCAGTGCTGGCTACCCAACGTATATTACGGGctggatatgacgttttaggTGTAGTTTGGCTGGATTACACttaatagagaacagaataaTTCATTGTCCTTCATTATCCTTGAGACAAGAACTGCAAAATTAGCCATTAGATTcaaggtaaggtcgtttttaacagccgcggctatttcctgaaatacagccacctcgctattctggccaagcATGGTCCTAAGGGTGAtcggattagcgagagtctaccgtacgtttttactgtgtatatagttaaaTTGTTAAATAGGGGGATGATTGTCTTTAGCAGTGTGCATGCCAATCGTTATGCATGAGGAAAATATTGTATCTGTTCGCTAATAAGAGAGagttgtgtacatgcatgtgcatggcagCTTCTGTGATTATGCTCATAAAATAATCATTCCTCCGAGATTGTGCTCGGAAGTATATTCCTCATGATCATAGATACAGtaagactctcgttaatccggttaCCCTTGGGACAGAGCAGTTTGGCCGCAATAGTGAGGTGGCTGGATTTCAGAAAGTGGCCGTGGCTAATTCGCGGTCCCTACCTCGAATCCAATCCTAAAttaatccgactagaaaaacatttgcaatgtgaaaaattgctaggattggccaagggaaccacaaaaaagcgtggaaacaagaaatcagacgagagcataactccaatccgttacaacgtcaatcacatgtactggtagttttcccatgttttcccagccaatatgccacgcaatttttactggtggagtaatgaccaatccctatatatttattatacatccattttggaatgtgcgggcacataatcatgatgatttgtgatgaattgatgttcctaatacatgcagtgttgagcacaggtatacacacagtccatccatgcgtagtaacatgcacggactgtactggtgacctgcatggaatgatgtggtggatgtgGAAGCTGGTAGATATATAGATCTGGAACActgtctattatttaatatactatgtattgtacaaattcatgacgttgtaacggattggagttatgctctcgtctgatttcttgtttccacgcttttttgtggttcccctggccaatcctagcaatttttcacattgcaaatgtttttctagtcgggttccctttctttttcagtacagtttacgtatcatgacatgcataagtggaacgtcaagaggcagtacagaagttcaagaagagaagacaggactaatcagatatcttctcgaatatctctctccggtttattagccacgcctatttattaattggccacaacgcaattgctgagtcattaaagatggcggaattgtctaggtaagagaaatagagactgagaggtcatctgcctgatggctgtacttggagcaaatgctgggcaagaaacttacttactcacttacttacttacttagtcagtcagacaaagagcggtgaaacgtcgaaatagtacaatttttaaaatgacaatattcaaatgttcatggattatgaaatgagagatacaaagagagaaaaggctaaataaactatctgtctagccagttccttgatgtggcctttccctgcacaGATATAGAACAGTTTGTATGGTGTGTAATCAGTGCCAAAATAGGAATGCAAAAATTAGAAGCAAAAGTTCACAAAATTTTGACCACAACCCACAGAACTGCAACCACAACTGACAAAACTGTAACCACAACTCAAAAATGGGTTCAACATCAATTGGATGCAAGGGCAGTGATCAGAGGAGGTGCaacatccgcgtgtcatctgcatgtctttaacacacacattccgaactttgacctaaggaatgtgtgtgttaaagacatgcggatgtcgtacctcctctgggcagTGATAGCTGTGGGCTTGAAATGAGAAAGGAAATGATTGGAATTGATGTAGTTACATGGAATGGAGACTTTGGGCACACGTCAGAGGATGTAGGACACACTTAACCTTTGGTGACCTTTCAATTAACATTACagttgtcaataattatacagaggcTATAAAAAAGAGAAGATAAACATTTTATCCATCAGGGGGAAAGCTCTTGTTCACCTAGTGTACGTAACAGAGCCGCTAGGACCTCTCTTTCAAATCCAATTATACCTTTAATTTATGCTCATAATGTGTATATGGTGGGCATCATCTGTTTTCAAACGTGTTGCCATTCAGCCTTAACAAGTTAAGTCGCATGATTGTACTACAagtatgtcataattatgaatgtcaCTTGTACTACAACTACGTTATTATAAAAATAAACAGTCATAGACAAATTATGTAGAAATATAAATACAAAATTAAGGAAGGTCCAATTTCTTTCACATTAGTCCGTAATGATTCAGCGaatactagctatatacctttATTCATAAAATTTGAAAAGTCTACAATATTTTTGTGTATAATCGGTAGTGAAATAACGTTGAAGCACGCAGCAGCAGTTGGTAGAAAACGATTTTCTTGGAGGAGCTCCACTTTAATTGGTAGACAATCCCATGGAGGCAGGCAGTGATGTCCAGTGCAAAATTGCAGTATGTCCTCTACTGTAGCATCATTACCATCACCACCTACAATGATATTAATTGATAACTATAACAATGTAAGCacagcgggtgctgatgcctcatgCTAGCTATTAAATTTACATTTGGTATACAACCATAATCATAATAGTCACTGTTCCCCCAGTTTGCTGCCCGCTTTCCGATGAACTATTCCAACAGTTAGCTAATTCTGTTGACCCTCTAGATGGTTTTGGTACTGATTCTTGTCTAAAGGGTGTAGATCTTTATTGTAAAGCTTTAGAATTTTGTGTATCAAATGATTGTGTAATGTTGATGCAGCCATACTTGAACTTTTgcatagatcgtttttaacaacagtaatggtcgatcattacccactctctgagtttgcatgcagtcatcataataattataatgtgtgtattatGTTATTAGCTTTGGCACCTACACCgtggcatcagcacccgcagtgctttcattattgtaTGATGCATGAAACAtccatcttctcttttcttttTATAGCCTCCTTTTAAAAGGTCACCAAAGGTTAAGTGTGTCTTACATCCTCTGATGTGCCCGAAGTCTCCATTCCATGTAACTGAATCAATTCCAATCATTTCCTATGTACTTTCCCATTTCAAGCCCACAGCTATCACTGCCCGTGCATCCAGTTTCATTGATGCACCCATTTTTTGAGTTGTGGTTACAGTTTTGTCAGTTGTGGTTGCAGTTCTGTGGGTTGTGGTCATAATTTTGTGAACTTCTGCTTCTAATTTTTGCATTCCTATTTTGGCACTGATTACACACCatacagtttgaacatgagtcaaaataattgctaaacacgggcaaacccactgccataTACCTCCGTGTATAGGCCTCATAATTATTCTCCTGTTCACAGACTAAGTGCAGAATCCATTCCAATTCCCCATGCTATATACAAGTACACACTCCCATGCATGTTATATGTAAGTCTGAATGTATGTTGATGCCCCGGCCCCTCCCATCTATTCAACGGAAAAAGTAAATGTATACCATATAGCCAGTAATTTTCGGCAgacaaaacattcgtggttgagcaacaTTTAGTCACTTCGAAGATACTTGCTGTTTggactgcaggtaaaggtaaacaaggtcgcttcattcgtaggtaaatattcgtggtctgagctccaaccacgaaaaccacgaatattttgtcccccggaaattaccagctatacggtagttaaggCCAATTGAGAGCATCTTCAGCAATCTGTCATCGTTTATTCCACAATCTAGTTctatcactgcatgtatacgttgcatgcatgcggatttagcagtgcatgtagatctagttgttGCCaagaggcatgcatgcatgcactcgcATTATATGGTACAGGGGTTTGTACGAGATGAGGCAGTCTAATACAATACTTACATAGCCTTATGTTTAATTCACAAGACTACGTGGAAAAGTACAGATGTAATACAGCACTCAAAAGAGCAATTGCGTAATACTACATGGCACATCACTTGCATGGTATTTTCCTATAGTTATAGCCTATAATGTACAGATATAGATGCGTGTCTACACCTATATCCGCTTGCACATAATAAGGCTCTAACTAGGGAAATACCCGTGATGTCGACACAGCCTATACAAATAAACTAATAAATATAAGTTGCTAGGCATCCGAGGAAGTATGTCTGACAATAGCCATAATGATTAACTTGTTTTGAATTAGCATGATGTAATTAACACTGCTATGGCATTACATTCATATGAATGAAGCCTCATACAATTGCTAGTAAGAAGGCATACTACAGCTTGTTGCTAGGTGACTGTAGCGGTTTGCCTATAGAATCTGGATGCCATTCTCGGTATGCTTATGCAACTGATATTATGTTTATTTCTAGGTGTTTTCTTACTGAGAATACTATTACAATATCCATGTGAACAAGAACTGTACCACTATATACGTAAGTTTTGGGACAGTAAAATGGAAACTATGCAATAGTTATCCTGATTGCAACAGCTGATTCTAGTAGCCCAAGACGAGTATATATAAGCACAAGTGTTATGATGAGCTTTCATCAGACAGAAGAACAGGAGTGACCAGCTAAAAGATTCAAACTTCAAATTCACTCCACTTCAACAATCACAATGGCCAACTTCATCTGTTTCCTCACTGCATCCCTCTTGTTGATGTTTAGCCTAGCTTGTGTTGCTCAAGTCCCACCGAGCAACAAAAATGTCATGGATCTCTACAGTGGAATAAAAGCTCAGGAGACGATATTGGTAAGCAATGtagaagcacacacacataattatagattcatGTAAAGGCAATAGCTAGAGATATATATACACCAAGTTCATGGAACACATGCAGAAGAACTTGTATTAGCCATGATTATGATTATTTAATTTTGTATCGCAGATAAATGGAAGATACATGAACAAATCACTCATCCCAGTCGAGGAGGCCCTTGGATGCTCACAGTGTGGCGGCAATAACGATTGTCTAATTCCCTGTAATACTTTCTATCGTCTTCTTCACTCCATCACTGAGATCCACGAGGAGCACCAGAAGTTGCAGGCTGTTCGAGAACAGAATGCCGACGACAAGCAGATAGAACTGTTGAGCATTATCTTGAACAGACTCAGCAACCAAGCGTGTGCCCTGGTAAGCTTGCTGTATATACTTAATAAAATTCGGCATGAGAATGAGGCGGAAAGTGCTGCACTAGTTTCTTCTATGATTATAATTGCATCATGtctattagtataattatgtgcttccTCTATTTTCACAGCTAATCTCAAAACTTGGTGTGGACAACTTCAGTTGCACTTACTCTGAGTTGATGAAGACGAAAGCTAAACTGGAAATACTGTTTGTTGGCAGAAAAGTCAGCAACATTCTCGACATTCTTGATATGCAGCAACAGGAGTTGAGGTTGAAAAATGAACCCGACAGATGGACGGAGGAATTGGTTTGCAACATTACTGATATGTCCCTAATGAGAGTAATCAACAGTGCTTTCGGAAGGCCTCTTCTGTGCCCAAGTTCTTAAGTgctttatcataattatagagcttcGTTAGTTGTATACAATGTATGCATAGATCAAGAACTCTATGTAATCATGGA comes from the Halichondria panicea chromosome 4, odHalPani1.1, whole genome shotgun sequence genome and includes:
- the LOC135335637 gene encoding uncharacterized protein LOC135335637, whose translation is MANFICFLTASLLLMFSLACVAQVPPSNKNVMDLYSGIKAQETILINGRYMNKSLIPVEEALGCSQCGGNNDCLIPCNTFYRLLHSITEIHEEHQKLQAVREQNADDKQIELLSIILNRLSNQACALLISKLGVDNFSCTYSELMKTKAKLEILFVGRKVSNILDILDMQQQELRLKNEPDRWTEELVCNITDMSLMRVINSAFGRPLLCPSS